The proteins below are encoded in one region of Naumovozyma castellii chromosome 6, complete genome:
- the NCAS0F03110 gene encoding hexose transporter HXT3 (ancestral locus Anc_5.396) produces MNSTPDLITPQKSTSSNSNIEVDSNNSKVLNDPAGMEKNGSDDYEQVTELVNPNNGKGAYVTVSICCVMVAFGGFVFGWDTGTISGFVAQTDFLRRFGQKHHNGTPYLSKVRMGLIVSIFNIGCAIGGIVLARLGDTHGRKMGLIIVVCIYIVGIIIQIASVKAWYQYFIGRIISGLGVGGIAVLSPMLISEVAPKEMRGTLVSCYQLMITLGIFLGYCTNYGTKNYSNSVQWRVPLGLCFAWALFMIGGMTFVPESPRYLVEAGKIDEARASLSKVNKTPGDHPFIQQELELIEASVEEARAAGSASWGELFTGKPAMLQRTMLGIMIQSLQQLTGDNYFFYYGTTVFTAVGMQDSFETSIVFGIVNLASTCCSLYTVDKFGRRNCLLWGAVGMVCCYVVYASVGVTRLWPNGEGNGSSKGAGNCMICFACFYIFCFATTWAPIAYVVISETFPLRVKSKAMSVATAANWLWGFLIGFFTPFITGAINFYYGYVFMGCMVFAYFYVFFFVPETKGLTLEEVNDMYSEGVVPWKSASWVPPSRRGADYNIDELAHDDTPIYKRMFGRK; encoded by the coding sequence gtAGACTCAAATAACTCAAAGGTTCTAAATGATCCTGCCGGTATGGAGAAGAATGGCTCCGACGACTATGAACAAGTGACCGAACTTGTAAATCCAAATAACGGTAAAGGTGCTTATGTTACAGTATCTATTTGTTGTGTTATGGTGGCATTCGGTGGTTTCGTTTTTGGTTGGGATACTGGTACCATTTCTGGTTTTGTCGCTCAAACTGATTTCTTGAGAAGATTCGGTCAAAAGCATCACAATGGTACTCCTTACTTGTCCAAGGTCAGAATGGGTTTAATTGTTTCTATCTTTAACATCGGTTGTGCTATTGGTGGTATTGTTTTGGCAAGATTAGGTGATACACATGGTCGTAAGATGGGTTTGATTATTGTTGTCTGCATTTACATTGTCGgtatcattattcaaatcgCTTCTGTTAAGGCTTGGTACCAATACTTTATCGGTAGAATTATTTCCGGTCTAGGTGTTGGTGGTATTGCAGTCCTATCCCCAATGTTGATTTCTGAGGTTGCACCCAAGGAAATGAGAGGTACTTTAGTCTCCTGTTACCAATTGATGATTACCCTTGGTATTTTCTTGGGTTACTGTACTAACTACGGTACTAAGAACTATTCTAACTCTGTCCAATGGAGAGTTCCATTAGGTTTATGTTTTGCATGGGCTCTATTTATGATTGGTGGTATGACCTTTGTTCCAGAATCCCCACGTTACTTGGTCGAAGCAGGGAAGATTGATGAAGCTAGAGCTTCCTTATCAAAGGTTAATAAAACCCCAGGTGATCATCCATTTATCCAACAGGAATTAGAACTTATTGAAGCTAGTGTTGAAGAAGCTAGAGCGGCTGGTTCTGCTTCCTGGGGTGAATTGTTTACTGGTAAGCCCGCCATGTTACAACGTACAATGTTGGGTATTATGATTCAATCATTGCAACAATTGACTGGTgataattatttcttttacTACGGTACCACGGTTTTCACTGCTGTTGGTATGCaagattcatttgaaacatCCATTGTTTTTGGTATTGTTAACTTAGCCTCTACTTGTTGTTCTTTATACACCGTTGATAAATTTGGTCGTCGTAACTGTTTATTATGGGGGGCCGTCGGAATGGTTTGTTGTTATGTTGTTTACGCATCTGTTGGTGTTACAAGATTATGGCCAAATGGTGAAGGAAATGGATCCTCTAAGGGGGCTGGTAACTGTATGATTTGTTTTGCCTGTTTCTATATTTTCTGTTTCGCTACCACTTGGGCACCTATTGCATATGTTGTCATTTCTGAAACTTTCCCATTGAGAGTCAAGTCTAAGGCCATGTCAGTGGCTACTGCTGCCAATTGGTTATGGGGTTTCTTGATTGGTTTCTTCACTCCTTTTATTACTGGTGCTATCAACTTCTATTACGGTTATGTGTTTATGGGTTGTATGGTCTTTGCCTACTTTTacgttttcttctttgttccAGAGACTAAAGGTTTGACTTTGGAAGAAGTTAATGATATGTATAGTGAAGGTGTTGTTCCATGGAAGTCAGCTTCATGGGTTCCACCTTCTAGAAGAGGTGCTGATtataatattgatgaattggCTCATGATGATACCCCAATCTACAAGAGAATGTTTGGCAGAAAGTAA